A window from Primulina huaijiensis isolate GDHJ02 chromosome 13, ASM1229523v2, whole genome shotgun sequence encodes these proteins:
- the LOC140991575 gene encoding DNA mismatch repair protein MSH2 isoform X1 — MDQDLEEQNKLPELKLDAKQTQGFLSFFKRLPRDPRAIRFFDRRDYYTTHGENAIFVAKTYYHTTTALRQLGSGSDAISSVSVSKNMFETMTRDLLLERTDHTLELYEGTGANWRLVKSGTPGNLGSFEDILFANYDMQDSPVIVAIALNIRENIRNVGLSYIDLTRRILGLAEFPDDSHFTNVESAIVALGCKECLLSEEINKSSEYKPLMDAFSRCGAMITERKKTEFKVRDLVQDLCRLAKGSHDSVRDLLSEFEISPGALACIMSYVDLLADESNYGNYTVQRYDLDCYMRLDSAAMRALNVFESKTDANKNFSLFGLLNRTCTAGMGKRLLHLWLKQPLLDVNEINSRLDLVQAFVEDGAIRQDLRQQLKRISDIERLICCLEKKRASLVHVVKLYQSSIRLPYIKSALEQYSGQFCSLIRERYLDTLEKWTGDAHLNRFTSLVEVAIDLDQLENGEYMISADYDSQLSVLKSEQESLGQQIHELHRNAANDLDLALDKALKLEKGTQYGHVFRITKKEEPKVRKKLNTHFIILETRKDGVKFTNTKLKKLSDQYQKVVEEYKNCQKELVAKVVQTVATFSEVFEGIAGPISELDVLLGFADLAANCPTPYTRPSINPPDMGDIILEGSRHPCVEAQDWVNFIPNDCKLIRENSWFQIITGPNMGGKSTFIRQVGVNVMMAQVGSFVPCESASISIRDCIFARVGAGDCQMRGVSTFMQEMLETASILKGATDKSLIIIDELGRGTSTYDGFGLAWAICEHIIEVIKAPTLFATHFHELTSLAHDNSDDKLSSRKHIGVANFHVSAHIDQSSRKLTMLYKVEPGACDQSFGIHVAEFANFPECVVALARAKASELEDFSPVEVLHHDAKEILPKRKRKWDSDDVSRGAERARQFLKDFSELPLDKMDLKQALEQVNNLRDGLEKDSVNNCWLQQLF, encoded by the exons ATGGACCAGGATTTGGAAGAACAGAATAAGCTTCCCGAGCTTAAACTTG ATGCCAAACAAACTCAAGGGtttctttcatttttcaaaAGACTACCTAGG GACCCTAGAGCTATTCGGTTCTTCGATCGTCGG GATTATTATACAACCCATGGTGAGAATGCTATTTTCGTTGCAAAGACCTATTACCACACTACAACTGCTTTGCGCCAGCTAGGAAGTGGATCTGATGCCATTTCTAGTGTTAGTGTGAGTAAGAACATGTTTGAAACAATGACCCGAGACCTTCTTTTGGAAAGGACCGATCACACTCTTGAATTGTACGAGGGCACAGGAGCAAATTGGCGACTAGTGAAGAGTGGAACCCCTGGAAATTTGGGGAGTTTTGAAGACATTCTGTTTGCTAATTATGACATGCAAGATTCCCCTGTAATTGTGGCTATTGCACTGAATATTCGGGAAAATATACGTAATGTTGGTTTGAGCTATATTGATCTAACTAGAAGGATACTCGGTCTGGCTGAATTTCCTGATGATAGTCACTTCACAAACGTGGAGTCAGCTATTGTTGCTctaggatgcaaagaatgcctTTTGTCTGAAGAGATTAATAAATCTAGTGAATATAAACCGTTGATGGATGCATTTTCCAGGTGCGGTGCAATGATAActgaaagaaagaaaactgaatttAAAGTAAGAGATTTGGTACAGGATCTTTGCAGGCTTGCGAAAGGGTCTCATGACTCAGTAAGAGATCTGCTCTCTGAATTTGAAATCTCACCGGGTGCCCTTGCATGTATTATGTCTTATGTAGATTTACTTGCAGACGAGAGTAATTATGGTAACTATACGGTCCAAAGATACGATTTAGATTGTTACATGAGATTAGACTCTGCTGCTATGAGGGCGCTAAACGTGTTTGAGAGCAAAACAGATGCTAACAAAAACTTTAGCTTATTCGGCCTTCTGAATAGAACCTGTACTGCTGGAATGGGCAAGCGTTTACTTCACTTGTGGCTGAAACAACCTTTGTTAGATGTAAATGAGATAAACTCTAGGCTGGATTTGGTGCAAGCTTTTGTTGAGGACGGCGCCATTCGCCAAGATTTAAGGCAGCAATTGAAAAGAATTTCAGATATAGAGAGGCTTATCTGCTGTCTTGAGAAGAAAAGAGCAAGTTTGGTGCATGTGGTTAAGCTTTACCAG TCGAGCATCAGGCTGCCATACATCAAAAGTGCATTAGAGCAGTACAGTGGCCAGTTTTGTTCACTGATCAGAGAAAGGTATTTGGATACCCTAGAAAAATGGACAGGAGATGCTCATTTGAATAGGTTCACAAGTCTTGTGGAAGTTGCAATTGACCTTGATCAACTAGAGAATGGAGAATACATGATTTCAGCTGACTATGATTCACAATTATCTGTTTTGAAAAGTGAGCAAGAGTCTCTGGGACAGCAGATACATGAATTGCACAGAAATGCAGCTAACGATCTTGATCTGGCCCTCGATAAAGCTCTGAAACTAGAAAAAGGCACACAATATGGACATGTCTTTAGAATTACGAAAAAAGAAGAACCGAAAGTAAGGAAGAAGCTAAATACCCATTTTATTATTCTTGAAACTCGAAAAGATGGGGTAAAATTTACCAATACCAAGCTTAAAAAACTCAGTGACCAATACCAAAAGGTGGTTGAGGAGTATAAGAACTGCCAGAAAGAATTGGTTGCAAAGGTAGTTCAAACTGTTGCTACCTTTTCTGAG GTTTTTGAAGGAATAGCTGGGCCTATATCTGAATTAGATGTTTTACTTGGTTTTGCTGATTTGGCTGCTAATTGTCCGACTCCCTACACACGACCTAGTATCAATCCACCA GATATGGGAGACATTATTTTAGAAGGAAGTCGGCATCCTTGTGTTGAAGCACAAGACTGGGTGAACTTTATCCCAAATGATTGCAAGCTA ATCAGGGAAAATAGCTGGTTCCAGATTATCACAGGGCCTAATATGGGTGGAAAATCAACTTTCATACGACAG GTTGGCGTGAATGTTATGATGGCACAAGTTGGTTCCTTTGTCCCATGTGAAAGCGCTAGCATTTCTATTCGTGATTGTATTTTTGCTCGAGTGGGTGCTGGTGACTGCCAG ATGCGTGGAGTTTCGACTTTCATGCAAGAAATGCTAGAGACTGCATCAATCTTGAAAGGAGCTACAGACAAGtctttaataataattgatgagtTAGGTCGTGGCACATCAACATATGATGGATTTG GTTTGGCTTGGGCTATTTGTGAGCACATAATTGAAGTTATAAAAGCACCTACCCTGTTTGCAACTCACTTTCACGAGTTGACTTCATTAGCTCATGATAATTCAGATGATAAGCTATCTTCAAGAAAGCATATAGGAGTAGCTAATTTCCATGTGAGTGCACACATTGACCAATCAAGTCGCAAGCTTACCATGCTTTACAAG GTTGAACCAGGCGCCTGTGATCAAAGCTTTGGAATACATGTAGCAGAATTTGCCAACTTTCCAGAATGTGTTGTTGCTCTTGCCCGTGCAAAGGCTTCCGAGTTGGAAGATTTTTCGCCCGTGGAAGTTTTGCACCATGATGCAAAAGAG ATTTTACCAAAACGGAAGCGAAAATGGGATTCTGATGATGTAAGTAGGGGTGCTGAACGAGCTCGCCAGTTCTTAAAGGACTTCTCTGAGCTGCCGCTGGACAAAATGGACTTGAAGCAAGCGTTGGAACAAGTTAACAACTTGAGAGATGGATTGGAGAAGGATTCAGTTAACAATTGCTGGCTCCAACAGTTGTTCTAG
- the LOC140991575 gene encoding DNA mismatch repair protein MSH2 isoform X2 — MDQDLEEQNKLPELKLDAKQTQGFLSFFKRLPRDPRAIRFFDRRDYYTTHGENAIFVAKTYYHTTTALRQLGSGSDAISSVSVSKNMFETMTRDLLLERTDHTLELYEGTGANWRLVKSGTPGNLGSFEDILFANYDMQDSPVIVAIALNIRENIRNVGLSYIDLTRRILGLAEFPDDSHFTNVESAIVALGCKECLLSEEINKSSEYKPLMDAFSRCGAMITERKKTEFKVRDLVQDLCRLAKGSHDSVRDLLSEFEISPGALACIMSYVDLLADESNYGNYTVQRYDLDCYMRLDSAAMRALNVFESKTDANKNFSLFGLLNRTCTAGMGKRLLHLWLKQPLLDVNEINSRLDLVQAFVEDGAIRQDLRQQLKRISDIERLICCLEKKRASLVHVVKLYQSSIRLPYIKSALEQYSGQFCSLIRERYLDTLEKWTGDAHLNRFTSLVEVAIDLDQLENGEYMISADYDSQLSVLKSEQESLGQQIHELHRNAANDLDLALDKALKLEKGTQYGHVFRITKKEEPKVRKKLNTHFIILETRKDGVKFTNTKLKKLSDQYQKVVEEYKNCQKELVAKVVQTVATFSEVFEGIAGPISELDVLLGFADLAANCPTPYTRPSINPPDMGDIILEGSRHPCVEAQDWVNFIPNDCKLIRENSWFQIITGPNMGGKSTFIRQVGVNVMMAQVGSFVPCESASISIRDCIFARVGAGDCQMRGVSTFMQEMLETASILKGATDKSLIIIDELGRGTSTYDGFGLAWAICEHIIEVIKAPTLFATHFHELTSLAHDNSDDKLSSRKHIGVANFHVSAHIDQSSRKLTMLYKVEPGACDQSFGIHVAEFANFPECVVALARAKASELEDFSPVEVLHHDAKETTTVLVHKNSTG; from the exons ATGGACCAGGATTTGGAAGAACAGAATAAGCTTCCCGAGCTTAAACTTG ATGCCAAACAAACTCAAGGGtttctttcatttttcaaaAGACTACCTAGG GACCCTAGAGCTATTCGGTTCTTCGATCGTCGG GATTATTATACAACCCATGGTGAGAATGCTATTTTCGTTGCAAAGACCTATTACCACACTACAACTGCTTTGCGCCAGCTAGGAAGTGGATCTGATGCCATTTCTAGTGTTAGTGTGAGTAAGAACATGTTTGAAACAATGACCCGAGACCTTCTTTTGGAAAGGACCGATCACACTCTTGAATTGTACGAGGGCACAGGAGCAAATTGGCGACTAGTGAAGAGTGGAACCCCTGGAAATTTGGGGAGTTTTGAAGACATTCTGTTTGCTAATTATGACATGCAAGATTCCCCTGTAATTGTGGCTATTGCACTGAATATTCGGGAAAATATACGTAATGTTGGTTTGAGCTATATTGATCTAACTAGAAGGATACTCGGTCTGGCTGAATTTCCTGATGATAGTCACTTCACAAACGTGGAGTCAGCTATTGTTGCTctaggatgcaaagaatgcctTTTGTCTGAAGAGATTAATAAATCTAGTGAATATAAACCGTTGATGGATGCATTTTCCAGGTGCGGTGCAATGATAActgaaagaaagaaaactgaatttAAAGTAAGAGATTTGGTACAGGATCTTTGCAGGCTTGCGAAAGGGTCTCATGACTCAGTAAGAGATCTGCTCTCTGAATTTGAAATCTCACCGGGTGCCCTTGCATGTATTATGTCTTATGTAGATTTACTTGCAGACGAGAGTAATTATGGTAACTATACGGTCCAAAGATACGATTTAGATTGTTACATGAGATTAGACTCTGCTGCTATGAGGGCGCTAAACGTGTTTGAGAGCAAAACAGATGCTAACAAAAACTTTAGCTTATTCGGCCTTCTGAATAGAACCTGTACTGCTGGAATGGGCAAGCGTTTACTTCACTTGTGGCTGAAACAACCTTTGTTAGATGTAAATGAGATAAACTCTAGGCTGGATTTGGTGCAAGCTTTTGTTGAGGACGGCGCCATTCGCCAAGATTTAAGGCAGCAATTGAAAAGAATTTCAGATATAGAGAGGCTTATCTGCTGTCTTGAGAAGAAAAGAGCAAGTTTGGTGCATGTGGTTAAGCTTTACCAG TCGAGCATCAGGCTGCCATACATCAAAAGTGCATTAGAGCAGTACAGTGGCCAGTTTTGTTCACTGATCAGAGAAAGGTATTTGGATACCCTAGAAAAATGGACAGGAGATGCTCATTTGAATAGGTTCACAAGTCTTGTGGAAGTTGCAATTGACCTTGATCAACTAGAGAATGGAGAATACATGATTTCAGCTGACTATGATTCACAATTATCTGTTTTGAAAAGTGAGCAAGAGTCTCTGGGACAGCAGATACATGAATTGCACAGAAATGCAGCTAACGATCTTGATCTGGCCCTCGATAAAGCTCTGAAACTAGAAAAAGGCACACAATATGGACATGTCTTTAGAATTACGAAAAAAGAAGAACCGAAAGTAAGGAAGAAGCTAAATACCCATTTTATTATTCTTGAAACTCGAAAAGATGGGGTAAAATTTACCAATACCAAGCTTAAAAAACTCAGTGACCAATACCAAAAGGTGGTTGAGGAGTATAAGAACTGCCAGAAAGAATTGGTTGCAAAGGTAGTTCAAACTGTTGCTACCTTTTCTGAG GTTTTTGAAGGAATAGCTGGGCCTATATCTGAATTAGATGTTTTACTTGGTTTTGCTGATTTGGCTGCTAATTGTCCGACTCCCTACACACGACCTAGTATCAATCCACCA GATATGGGAGACATTATTTTAGAAGGAAGTCGGCATCCTTGTGTTGAAGCACAAGACTGGGTGAACTTTATCCCAAATGATTGCAAGCTA ATCAGGGAAAATAGCTGGTTCCAGATTATCACAGGGCCTAATATGGGTGGAAAATCAACTTTCATACGACAG GTTGGCGTGAATGTTATGATGGCACAAGTTGGTTCCTTTGTCCCATGTGAAAGCGCTAGCATTTCTATTCGTGATTGTATTTTTGCTCGAGTGGGTGCTGGTGACTGCCAG ATGCGTGGAGTTTCGACTTTCATGCAAGAAATGCTAGAGACTGCATCAATCTTGAAAGGAGCTACAGACAAGtctttaataataattgatgagtTAGGTCGTGGCACATCAACATATGATGGATTTG GTTTGGCTTGGGCTATTTGTGAGCACATAATTGAAGTTATAAAAGCACCTACCCTGTTTGCAACTCACTTTCACGAGTTGACTTCATTAGCTCATGATAATTCAGATGATAAGCTATCTTCAAGAAAGCATATAGGAGTAGCTAATTTCCATGTGAGTGCACACATTGACCAATCAAGTCGCAAGCTTACCATGCTTTACAAG GTTGAACCAGGCGCCTGTGATCAAAGCTTTGGAATACATGTAGCAGAATTTGCCAACTTTCCAGAATGTGTTGTTGCTCTTGCCCGTGCAAAGGCTTCCGAGTTGGAAGATTTTTCGCCCGTGGAAGTTTTGCACCATGATGCAAAAGAG ACAACTACTGTCCTGGTTCATAAAAACTCCACCGGATGA
- the LOC140991110 gene encoding uncharacterized protein: MVGASRKSMLLITYSCEILDGEPIYVCSNSLPAKALSLEPAGHAFHAAALRLVGHIEEVQTEKDDKEVSEGKENVYVQSSDGYSSKGRKKSGSESKQQDHYALLGLSHMRYLATEEQIRKSYREAALRHHPDKRAALLLAEETEAAKQAKKDEIESHFKAIQEAYEVLIDPVRRRIYDSTDEFDDEIPCDCASHEFFKVFGPAFLRNGRWSVNQPVPNLGDDKTPFKEVDSFYDFWYSFKSWREFPHADEFELDQAESREHRRWMERQNAKLSEGARKEEYVRIRTLVDNAYKRDPRLLRRKEEQKAEKLRKKEAKLLAKRLQEEEEARIVEEERMRKEEEERKAAEAASNHKKMKDREKKLLRKERTRLRSLAAPILSQHLLNLTGSNVEDLCASLDKEQLRNLCDMMEGKEGLESAKLLLKALKVDHKDEDEKQDDKKLQQNGYVGINGQVAQSSNEKREKPWSKEEIELLRKGVQKYPKGTSRRWEVISEYIGTKRSVEEILKATKTVLLQKPDSANAFDSFLEKRKSVQTIASPLTTREDLPVLSNGNMSEGNASSVDNLLESSIQAGSTAANGVTRSLDQDSWTAAQEKALVQALKTFPKETTQRWERVSAAVPGKNVSQCKKKFTLMKESFRNNTVANKQATHSDDSPNTSNHVGNSEVSDDSNVANGISLGSDEDAWSDVQQKALIQALKTIPKDTNQRWEHVAAAVPGKSVDLCKKKFASLKENFRNKKSAV; the protein is encoded by the coding sequence ATGGTGGGGGCTTCCAGGAAAAGCATGCTGTTGATTACATACTCCTGCGAAATTTTAGATGGGGAACCAATCTATGTGTGTTCTAATAGTCTTCCTGCCAAGGCTTTGAGTCTAGAACCTGCGGGGCATGCGTTTCATGCTGCTGCCCTTAGGTTGGTAGGGCACATTGAGGAAGTGCAAACAGAGAAGGATGACAAGGAAGTTTCAGAAGGCAAAGAGAATGTTTATGTGCAATCGTCAGATGGTTACAGTAGTAAAGGTAGGAAGAAGTCTGGAAGTGAATCTAAGCAGCAGGATCATTATGCTCTGCTGGGTTTGAGCCATATGAGGTATCTTGCCACGGAGGAACAGATAAGAAAGAGTTATCGTGAGGCTGCTCTGAGACATCATCCTGACAAGCGGGCTGCCCTTTTGCTTGCGGAGGAAACAGAGGCTGCTAAGCAAGCAAAAAAAGATGAGATAGAAAGCCATTTCAAGGCCATTCAAGAAGCGTACGAGGTGTTGATTGACCCTGTTAGGAGAAGAATCTATGATTCCACAGATGAGTTTGATGATGAAATCCCTTGTGATTGTGCATCCCATGAATTCTTTAAGGTTTTTGGACCTGCTTTCTTGAGGAATGGTCGGTGGTCGGTAAACCAGCCTGTCCCAAATTTGGGGGATGATAAAACTCCATTCAAAGAAGTGGATAGCTTTTATGATTTCTGGTATAGCTTCAAGAGCTGGAGGGAATTTCCTCATGCGGATGAATTTGAGCTCGATCAGGCTGAGTCCCGTGAACACAGGAGGTGGATGGAAAGGCAAAATGCAAAACTATCGGAGGGAGCTAGGAAAGAAGAATATGTCCGTATACGTACTCTTGTTGATAATGCGTATAAAAGGGACCCTAGACTTTTGAGACGGAAAGAGGAACAAAAAGCTGAGAAGCTGAGGAAGAAGGAGGCAAAGCTTTTGGCCAAGAGATTgcaggaagaagaagaagcaagGATTGTTGAGGAGGAGAGGATGAGGAAAGAGGAGGAGGAGAGAAAGGCTGCTGAAGCTGcatcaaatcataaaaaaatgaaGGACAGAGAAAAAAAGCTACTCCGGAAAGAACGTACCCGCCTTCGATCGCTTGCAGCACCTATTTTGTCCCAGCATTTACTCAATCTTACTGGTAGCAATGTGGAGGATCTCTGTGCATCACTTGATAAAGAACAGCTAAGGAATTTATGTGACATGATGGAAGGAAAGGAAGGGCTAGAGAGTGCTAAACTTCTGCTAAAGGCACTTAAGGTTGATCATAAAGATGAGGATGAGAAACAAGACGATAAAAAATTGCAGCAGAATGGTTATGTGGGGATAAATGGACAAGTTGCACAAAGCAGTAACGAGAAAAGGGAAAAACCTTGGAGTAAGGAAGAGATCGAGCTTCTGAGAAAAGGAGTGCAGAAATATCCTAAAGGTACTTCTCGAAGGTGGGAAGTGATTTCAGAATATATTGGTACTAAAAGGTCCGTAGAAGAGATTCTCAAGGCTACGAAAACAGTTCTTCTTCAGAAACCTGACTCTGCTAATGCTTTTGACTCTTTCCTGGAGAAAAGAAAGTCGGTCCAAACAATTGCATCACCTCTTACAACTAGAGAAGATTTGCCAGTATTATCAAATGGAAATATGTCTGAGGGGAATGCTTCTAGCGTAGACAATTTACTAGAATCATCAATTCAAGCAGGAAGTACAGCTGCCAATGGGGTTACTCGAAGTTTAGATCAAGATTCGTGGACTGCTGCCCAGGAAAAAGCTCTAGTCCAAGCTTTGAAAACCTTCCCCAAGGAAACTACCCAGAGATGGGAACGAGTTTCAGCTGCAGTTCCTGGGAAAAACGTGAGCCAATGTAAGAAAAAGTTTACCTTGATGAAGGAAAGCTTCAGGAACAATACTGTGGCAAATAAACAGGCTACACATTCAGATGATTCACCTAATACTTCCAACCACGTCGGAAATAGTGAAGTTTCAGATGATAGTAATGTTGCTAATGGCATTTCTCTGGGTTCTGATGAGGATGCATGGTCAGATGTCCAGCAGAAAGCATTGATCCAAGCTCTAAAAACCATTCCAAAGGACACCAACCAACGATGGGAACATGTCGCTGCTGCAGTTCCTGGGAAAAGTGTTGATCTCTGCAAGAAAAAGTTTGCGTCTTTGAAAGAAAACTTCAGGAACAAGAAGAGTGCAGTTTAG
- the LOC140990976 gene encoding ATP-dependent Clp protease adapter protein CLPS1, chloroplastic-like yields METTICCGRVVLSPNQAFHQAPGDKYPLHKQCTSRLTSMAIPIAGLGKGGGVLDKPVIEKTTPGRESEFDLRKSRKISPPFRVMLHNDNYNKREYVVQVLMKVIPGMTLDNAVNIMQEAHYNGLSMVIVCGQSDAEEHCTQLRGNGLLSTIEPASGGC; encoded by the exons ATGGAGACCACGATTTGCTGCGGAAGAGTGGTTCTTTCCCCAAATCAAGCATTCCATCAAGCACCTG GGGATAAATATCCACTTCATAAACAATGCACCAGCCGACTCACATCCATGGCAATTCCAATTGCTGGTCTGGGAAAAGGTGGTGGAGTTTTAGACAAACCCGTCATAGAAAAAACAACTCCTGGTCGTGAATCTGAGTTTGATTTGAG GAAATCTAGGAAAATATCACCGCCTTTTCGTGTGATGCTGCATAATGACAATTACAATAAAAGGGAGTATGTTGTGCAAGTATTAATGAAGGTTATACCGGGAATGACCCTTGATAATGCCGTGAATATTATGCAAGAAGCGCATTACAACGGCCTTTCTATGGTCATAGTCTGTGGTCAATCAGATGCAGAAGAACACTGCACACAGCTTAGAGGGAATGGCCTTTTGAGCACAATTGAGCCTGCCAGTGGTGGTTGTTAG
- the LOC140991112 gene encoding peptidyl-tRNA hydrolase, mitochondrial-like: protein MYIFGGAPITRSLPAAAAAIRYRHFVLKTPAPNSGPFWRINGNRSRSLRLMASISTVPEVPKPWLLVGLGNPGKRYGGTRHNVGFELVDFIAEAEGIAVGGVSFKSSFGKGFIGDFPVMLAKPQTFMNASGESVGAIVSYYKIPLKQVLVILDDMDLPFGKLRLLPKGGHAGHNGMRSIISHFKGSQDFPRLRIGIGRPPGKMDPVNFVLRPFNKEEAEELEFTFQNGLKAVRILVQENFNKAATFVNSSAKSLEKL, encoded by the exons ATGTACATTTTCGGCGGGGCACCAATAACTCGGTCTTTACCGGCGGCTGCGGCGGCGATTCGGTATAGACACTTCGTCCTAAAAACACCAGCCCCCAATTCTGGGCCGTTCTGGCGGATTAATGGGAATAGGAGTCGGAGCCTTAGACTAATGGCTTCGATTTCAACCGTGCCGGAAGTGCCCAAACCTTGGCTTCTGGTCGGACTCGGAAACCCTGGAAAGCGTTACGGCGGCACCCGTCACAAT GTGGGCTTTGAGTTAGTTGATTTTATTGCTGAAGCGGAAGGGATTGCCGTGGGCGGTGTTTCATTCAAATCCTCTTTTGGAAAAG GTTTCATCGGAGATTTTCCGGTTATGCTTGCAAAACCACAGACTTTTATGAATGCCAGCGGTGAGTCT GTTGGCGCTATTGTTTCATACTATAAGATACCATTGAAGCAAGTTCTTGTG ATTCTGGATGACATGGATCTACCTTTTGGGAAGCTGAGACTATTGCCCAAAGGTGGTCATGCGGGACATAACGG GATGAGAAGCATAATTAGTCACTTTAAAGGTAGTCAGGATTTTCCTCGTCTTCGAATAG GGATTGGGAGGCCTCCGGGGAAAATGGACCCTGTGAATTTTGTCCTCCGCCCTTTCAACAAAGAGGAAGCTGAAGAG TTGGAGTTCACTTTCCAAAATGGCCTGAAAGCAGTTAGAATTCTTGTGCAAGAGAACTTCAATAAAGCTGCGACCTTTGTGAACAGCAGTGCCAAATCGTTGGAAAAATTGTAG